From the genome of Lotus japonicus ecotype B-129 chromosome 6, LjGifu_v1.2, one region includes:
- the LOC130724436 gene encoding tetrahydroberberine oxidase-like produces MAFTYTKLALLSITIFISIFLETSISFDIEKPFLHCFSSIVRNSNPTEEIVLTQNSSSYESLLQSSIRNTRFLDSSVLKPNLIVTPQELSHVQAAITCSVKQGLQVRVRSGGHDYEGLSYISNVPFLIIDLSNFRSISIDIEDESAWVQSGATLGELYYAIANQSNVHAFPAGSCPTVGIGGHFSGGGFSTIFRKHGLAADHVIDAQIIDVNGKILNRNLMGEDLFWAIKGGGGSSFGVITSWKVKLVHVPPKVTIFDLPKKLDQNVSEIFQKWQTIAHKLPGELFLHSVMGVSNSPKHGGKSVIVSFTGLYLGIAENLLPLMQSNFAELGLRRDDCTEMNWIQSVLYLAGYPINASLNVLLQRNQTFGSFKAKSDYVNEPIPRAGLEGLWKMLLEEDSPLLILTPYGGRMSEISESETPFPHRNKSIFGIQYLVNWDKNEETKMHVEWMRRLYAYMKPYVSKNPRGAYLNYRDLDIGVNRGNTSYEEAKCWGLKYFKSNFERPARVKAQVDPSNFFRHEQSIPPLSD; encoded by the coding sequence ATGGCCTTTACATATACTAAACTAGCACTACTATCAATCaccattttcatttcaattttccTTGAAACCTCCATTTCTTTTGACATTGAAAAGCCTTTCCTTCATTGTTTTTCCTCAATTGTAAGAAATTCAAACCCAACTGAAGAAATAGTACTAACTCAGAATAGCTCATCTTATGAATCTCTTTTGCAATCTTCCATAAGGAACACCAGATTCTTGGACAGTTCAGTCCTAAAACCAAACCTTATTGTTACCCCACAAGAACTATCCCACGTCCAAGCAGCAATTACATGTTCAGTGAAACAAGGCCTTCAAGTAAGAGTTCGAAGCGGCGGCCATGACTATGAGGGCCTTTCTTACATTTCCAATGTTCCATTCCTCATCATTGATCTCTCCAATTTCAGGTCCATAAGCATCGACATCGAAGACGAAAGTGCATGGGTTCAATCAGGTGCAACACTTGGAGAACTCTATTATGCAATTGCAAATCAAAGTAATGTCCATGCCTTCCCAGCAGGTAGTTGCCCCACTGTTGGTATAGGAGGACACTTCAGTGGAGGTGGATTTAGCACCATTTTCAGAAAACATGGTCTTGCAGCTGATCATGTAATTGATGCTCAAATCATAGATGTTAATGGAAAGATACTAAATAGAAATTTGATGGGTGAGGATCTCTTTTGGGCTATAAAAGGAGGAGGAGGGTCAAGCTTTGGAGTTATCACTTCATGGAAAGTAAAACTTGTACATGTCCCCCCAAAAGTCACAATTTTTGACCTCCCCAAGAAGTTGGATCAAAATGTCAGTGAAATTTTCCAGAAATGGCAAACTATTGCTCACAAGCTTCCAGGGGAGCTTTTTCTCCACTCTGTTATGGGAGTTTCAAATTCACCAAAACATGGTGGAAAATCTGTAATTGTATCATTCACAGGACTATATCTAGGGATTGCTGAAAACTTGCTTCCATTGATGCAGAGCAATTTTGCTGAATTGGGTTTGCGGCGCGATGATTGCACTGAGATGAATTGGATTCAATCTGTTCTCTATCTTGCAGGTTATCCAATTAATGCATCATTGAATGTGTTGCTTCAGAGAAACCAAACATTTGGAAGTTTCAAAGCAAAATCAGACTATGTAAATGAACCTATTCCTAGAGCAGGTTTGGAAGGGTTGTGGAAAATGTTACTTGAAGAGGATTCACCATTGTTGATCCTGACACCTTATGGAGGGAGAATGAGTGAGAtttcagagtcagaaactcCATTTCCACATAGAAATAAGAGCATATTTGGGATTCAGTATTTGGTGAATTGGGATAAAAATGAAGAAACTAAAATGCATGTAGAGTGGATGAGAAGGTTATATGCATACATGAAACCTTATGTTTCAAAGAACCCAAGAGGTGCATATTTAAATTATAGGGACCTTGACATAGGAGTGAACCGAGGTAACACAAGCTATGAGGAAGCAAAATGTTGGGGTttgaaatatttcaaaagtaattttGAAAGACCGGCAAGAGTAAAGGCTCAAGTTGATCCTAGCAATTTCTTCAGGCATGAACAGAGCATTCCACCTTTGTCAGATTGA
- the LOC130723157 gene encoding berberine bridge enzyme-like 13, protein MLSPSSHLASLILLLLVSLTASASIEESFIQCLSFYSDKAAPFYESIYTPNNASFTKILDSSAQNLRYLVPSAPKPEFIFTPLTDSHVQVAVTCSQKLGIHLRVRSGGHDYEGLSYVSENETPFIIVDLAKLRDINVDIEDNSAWIQAGATIGEVNYRISEKSAVHGFPAGLCTSLGVGGHIIGGAYGSMMRKYGLGADNVLDARIVDANGRILDRKAMGEDLFWAIRGGGGGSFGILLWWKIKLVPVPETVTVFTVTKSLEQDATKVLHRWQEVAPKIDEDLFMRVIIQPATIPNKTERTITTSYNSQFLGGAERLLQVMKESFPELGLTRKDCMETSWIKSVLYIAGYPNDTPPEVLLDGKSTFKNYFKAKSDFVREPIPETGLQGLWQRLLEEDSPLMIWNPYGGMMNNFSESDIPFPHRNGTLYKIQYLTLWQDGDKNASKHIDWIRKLYNFMTPYVSKFPREAYVNYRDLDLGTNKKNSTSYIQATAWGYMYFKDNFNRLVKIKTKVDPENVFRHEQSIPPLPVSTMKHKDKKCKSWE, encoded by the coding sequence ATGTTGTCACCAAGTTCACACTTAGCAAGTTTGATCCTCTTGTTATTAGTTTCATTGACAGCTTCAGCTTCAATTGAAGAAAGTTTTATCCAATGTCTCAGTTTCTACTCAGACAAAGCAGCTCCATTTTATGAGTCAATTTACACTCCAAACAATGCTTCATTTACCAAAATCCTGGATTCTTCAGCACAGAATTTAAGGTACTTGGTGCCTTCAGCGCCGAAACCCGAGTTCATATTCACACCCTTGACCGATTCCCATGTCCAAGTTGCTGTGACTTGCTCACAGAAACTTGGTATTCATCTGAGAGTACGCAGCGGAGGCCATGATTACGAAGGACTCTCGTATGTTTCTGAAAATGAGACCCCCTTCATAATCGTTGATTTGGCCAAGCTTCGCGATATCAATGTTGATATAGAAGACAACAGTGCTTGGATTCAAGCCGGTGCCACTATCGGCGAAGTCAATTACAGAATATCAGAGAAAAGTGCAGTTCATGGTTTCCCTGCAGGCCTTTGCACAAGCTTAGGTGTTGGTGGACACATCATAGGAGGAGCATATGGTTCCATGATGAGAAAGTATGGCCTTGGAGCTGACAATGTCCTCGATGCGCGAATAGTCGATGCCAATGGAAGAATCCTTGACAGGAAAGCCATGGGGGAAGACTTATTTTGGGCAATTAGAGGTGGCGGTGGAGGAAGCTTTGGTATACTTCTCTGGTGGAAGATAAAGCTGGTTCCTGTTCCGGAAACTGTGACAGTTTTTACAGTAACAAAGAGCCTAGAGCAAGATGCAACCAAGGTTCTTCATAGGTGGCAGGAAGTGGCACCCAAAATTGATGAGGATCTCTTTATGAGAGTCATCATTCAACCAGCAACTATTCCAAAcaaaactgagagaactatcacAACctcttacaattctcaatttcttggTGGGGCGGAGAGGCTCCTCCAAGTCATGAAGGAAAGCTTTCCTGAATTGGGTTTGACAAGAAAAGATTGCATGGAAACTAGCTGGATCAAATCTGTGCTCTATATTGCAGGCTATCCAAATGATACGCCTCCTGAAGTTCTGCTTGATGGAAAATCAACTTTCAAGAACTACTTCAAAGCCAAATCAGATTTCGTGAGGGAACCGATACCGGAAACCGGGCTTCAAGGTCTGTGGCAAAGATTGCTGGAGGAAGACAGTCCCTTGATGATTTGGAACCCATATGGTGGaatgatgaacaatttttcaGAATCTGATATTCCTTTCCCTCACAGAAATGGAACACTTTACAAAATCCAGTACCTGACTCTATGGCAAGATGGAGACAAGAATGCTTCAAAGCACATAGATTGGATTAGGAAGCTTTACAACTTCATGACTCCTTATGTCTCAAAGTTCCCGAGGGAAGCGTATGTGAACTACAGAGATCTGGATTTGGGGACGAACAAGAAGAACAGCACAAGCTACATACAAGCCACTGCTTGGGGTTATATGTATTTCAAAGATAACTTCAACAGGTTGGTGAAGATTAAAACCAAAGTGGATCCTGAAAATGTGTTCAGGCATGAGCAGAGCATCCCTCCACTTCCAGTTTCAACAATGAAGCACAAAGACAAGAAATGCAAGAGCTGGGAATAA
- the LOC130723156 gene encoding uncharacterized protein LOC130723156, whose translation MASEKAVIPEPANCCSKCEELKKKCEQVVVGRNALRQAVKILEKGIENLESENKKLKKDIQEEQAQRKVAIEGKLEISNTFAALENEVSALISENKKLKQDILEEQAQGKICDQLKKCEKVVEGRNALRQAVKILEKRIENLESENKKLKKDIQEEQAQRKIEIEGKLEKSNAFAALENEVSALKSENKKLKKDILEEQAQRKVAMEGKLEISNAFAALENEVSALKSENKKLKQDILEEQAQGKFCDRLKKKCEKVVEGRNALRQAVKILEKGIENLESENKKLKKDIQEEHAQRKVEIEGKLEISNAFAALENEVSALKSENKKLKKDILEEQAQRKVAMEGKLEISNAFAALENEVSALKSENKKLKQDILEEQAQGKFCDQLKKKCEKVVEGRNALRQAVKILEKGIENLESENKKLKKDIQEEQAQRKIEIEGKLEISNAFAALENEVSALKSESTKLKKDILEEQAQRKVAIEEKLEISNAFAALENEVSALKSEIAALQQKCGAGSREGNGDVEVLKAGISDTEKEVNTLKKELVEKEKIVADSERKTAVDERKKAAAEARKLLEAAKKIAPEKAVIPEPANCCSKCDELKKKCEKVAVGRNALRQAVKILEKGIENLESENKKLKKDIQEEQAQRKLR comes from the exons ATGGCTTCAGAGAAGGCTGTGATTCCTGAGCCAGCAAATTGCTGCAGCAAATGCGAGGAG TTGAAGAAGAAGTGTGAGCAGGTTGTAGTGGGTCGGAATGCTCTTCGCCAAGCTGTCAAGATCCTTGAAAAAGGAATTGAAAATCTGGAATCTGAGAATAAGAAGCTCAAAAAAG ATATTCAAGAAGAACAAGCACAGAGAAAAGTTGCGATAGAGGGAAAGCTGGAAATATCCAATACTTTTGCTGCTTTAGAGAATGAAGTTTCTGCCTTAATATCTGAGAATAAGAAGCTCAAACAAG ATATTCTAGAAGAACAAGCACAGGGAAAAATTTGTGATCAGTTGAAGAAGTGTGAGAAGGTGGTAGAGGGGCGGAATGCTCTTCGCCAAGCTGTCAAGATCCTTGAAAAGAGAATTGAAAATCTGGAATCTGAGAATAAGAAGCTCAAAAAAG ATATTCAAGAAGAGCAAGCACAGAGAAAAATTGAGATAGAGGGAAAGCTGGAAAAATCCAATGCTTTTGCTGCTTTAGAGAATGAAGTTTCTGCCTTAAAATCTGAGAATAAGAAGCTAAAAAAAG ATATTCTCGAGGAACAAGCACAGAGAAAAGTTGCGATGGAGGGAAAGCTGGAAATATCCAATGCTTTTGCTGCTTTAGAGAATGAAGTTTCTGCCTTAAAATCTGAGAATAAGAAGCTCAAACAAG ATATTCTAGAAGAACAAGCACAGGGAAAATTTTGTGATCGGTTGAAGAAGAAGTGTGAGAAGGTGGTAGAGGGGCGGAATGCTCTTCGCCAAGCTGTCAAGATCCTTGAAAAGGGAATTGAAAATCTGGAATCTGAGAATAAGAAGCTCAAGAAAG ATATTCAAGAAGAACACGCACAGAGAAAAGTTGAGATAGAGGGAAAGCTGGAAATATCCAATGCTTTTGCTGCTTTAGAGAATGAAGTTTCTGCCTTAAAATCTGAGAATAAGAAGCTAAAAAAAG ATATTCTCGAGGAACAAGCCCAGAGAAAAGTTGCGATGGAGGGAAAGCTGGAAATATCCAATGCTTTTGCTGCTTTAGAGAATGAAGTTTCTGCCTTAAAATCTGAGAATAAGAAGCTCAAACAAG ATATTCTAGAAGAACAAGCACAGGGAAAATTTTGTGATCAGTTGAAGAAGAAGTGTGAGAAGGTGGTAGAGGGGCGGAATGCTCTTCGCCAAGCTGTCAAGATCCTTGAAAAGGGAATTGAAAATCTGGAATCTGAGAATAAGAAGCTCAAGAAAG ATATTCAAGAAGAACAAGCACAGAGAAAAATTGAGATAGAGGGAAAGCTGGAAATATCCAATGCTTTTGCTGCTTTGGAGAATGAAGTTTCTGCCTTAAAATCTGAGAGTACGAAGCTCAAAAAAG ATATTTTAGAAGAACAGGCACAGAGAAAAGTTGCGATAGAGGAAAAGCTGGAAATATCCAATGCTTTTGCTGCTTTAGAGAATGAAGTTTCTGCCTTAAAATCTGAGATTGCTGCACTGCAGCAGAAATGTGGTGCTGGTTCTCGTGAAGGAAATGGGGATGTGGAAGTTCTGAAAGCCGGTATATCTGATACTGAAAAGGAAGTCAATACCTTGAAAAAAGAACTTGTGGAGAAAGAAAAGATAGTAGCTGATTCCGAGAGGAAGACTGCTGTGGACGAGAGAAAGAAGGCTGCGGCGGAAGCAAGGAAGTTATTGGAAGCTGCAAAGAAAATTGCTCCAGAGAAGGCTGTGATTCCTGAGCCTGCAAATTGCTGCAGCAAATGCGATGAG TTGAAGAAGAAGTGTGAGAAGGTTGCAGTGGGGCGGAATGCTCTCCGCCAAGCTGTCAAGATCCTTGAAAAGGGAATTGAAAATCTGGAATCTGAGAATAAGAAGCTCAAGAAAG ATATTCAAGAAGAACAAGCACAGAGAAAATTGAGATAG
- the LOC130724428 gene encoding protein CROWDED NUCLEI 2-like: MAPEEAVIPEPANGCSKCHELKKKCEKVVVGRNALRQAVKFLEKGIENLKSENEKLKKDIQEEQAQRKVEIEGKLEISNAFAALENEVSALKSEIAALQQKCGAGAREGNGDVEVLKAPGISDTEKEANSLKKELVEKEKIVADSERKTSVDERKKAAAEARKLLEAPKKIAAEIEKQIAKVELRQVHLEQQVNERKMKLAFELSKTKEATKWFKAEKKKLLVEKRNAESKMEKAQERSEVERKTADMEKHKAEEQKKLAEDKLQLLADSLQLQKIRAEYAREKLKRERMKAEHEAHRRRILEHELHHLKRGYIQFLDQLDFTKLANLLYGEMDNLHAKSDRAHKKRKKSHWGKDTSVGEKKETKEMKAGVCEDANGCKHYIFPASYTPISQACGERIFDALNNFGDVVNGNIMKLLHLENVADEECFRKAIDEPLSPFLPEIEMLDMDNLMLLAE, from the exons TTGAAGAAGAAGTGTGAGAAGGTTGTAGTGGGGCGGAATGCTCTTCGCCAAGCTGTCAAGTTCCTTGAAAAGGGAATTGAAAATCTGAAATCTGAGAATGAGAAGCTCAAAAAAG ATATTCAAGAAGAACAAGCACAGAGAAAAGTTGAGATAGAGGGAAAGCTGGAAATATCCAATGCTTTTGCTGCTTTAGAGAATGAAGTTTCTGCCTTAAAATCTGAGATTGCTGCACTGCAGCAGAAATGTGGTGCTGGTGCTCGTGAAGGAAATGGGGATGTGGAAGTTCTGAAAGCCCCTGGTATATCTGATACTGAAAAGGAAGCCAATAGCTTGAAAAAAGAACTTGTGGAGAAAGAAAAGATAGTAGCTGATTCCGAGAGGAAGACTTCTGTGGACGAGAGAAAGAAGGCTGCGGCGGAAGCAAGGAAGTTATTGGAAGCTCCGAAgaaaatagctgctgagatagaGAAGCAGATTGCGAAAGTCGAACTTCGACAAGTTCACTTGGAGCAACAAGttaatgaaagaaaaatgaagctGGCTTTTGAGCTGTCAAAGACTAAAGAGGCAACCAAATGGTTTAAAGCTGAAAAGAAGAAGCTGTTAGTGGAGAAAAGAAATGCTGAGTCAAAGATGGAAAAAGCTCAGGAGAGGTCTGAGGTTGAAAGAAAGACGGCCGATATGGAAAAACATAAGGCAGAGGAGCAGAAGAAGCTTGCTGAAGATAAATTACAGCTTTTGGCAGACAGTCTACAGCTTCAAAAGATACGTGCGGAGTACGCGAGGGAAAAGCTTAAGCGTGAAAGGATGAAGGCTGAGCATGAAGCACATCGTCGCCGCATATTAGAGCATGAATTACACCACTTAAAGCGTGGTTACATTCAATTTCTTGATCAACTTGACTTCACTAAG CTTGCAAATTTATTGTATGGAGAAATGGATAATTTACACGCCAAGAGTGATAGGGCTcacaagaagaggaagaaatcTCATTGGGGTAAAGATACTTCTGTGGGTGAAAAGAAGGAAACAAAGGAGATGAAAGCTGGAGTCTGTGAGGATGCAAATGGCTGCAAACACTATATCTTTCCCGCATCATATACTCCCATATCTCAAGCATGCGGGGAGAGGATATTTgatgcattaaataattttggtGATGTGGTGAATGGCAATATTATGAAGTTGCTACACTTAGAAAATGTTGCTGATGAGGAATGCTTTAGAAAAGCAATAGATGAGCCTTTGTCGCCATTTCTTCCGGAGATAGAAATGTTAGATATGGATAATCTGATGCTTTTGGCAGAGTAA